A part of Gemmatimonas groenlandica genomic DNA contains:
- a CDS encoding TonB-dependent receptor: protein MKLVTLLGALLVAGTARAQTPPTKPVGKDSTRRDTVATLGGMRVTADRDTRPALTRLTMPVSASVTAKRVEETVNLMDTPDAVKYLPSVFIRKRNNGDTQAVMGTRVWGVSSSARSLVFADGVPLSALIANNNTIGGPRWGLVAPEEIDRVDMMYGPFSAAYPGNSMGAVMEITTRLPDKFEGSIAQSQSLMPFDLYGTNTTYGTSQTSARVANRFGKLTVSLSGNYQDSKGQPLTYVTGATFPANTTGGYAATNKLNAAANVLGATGLLHTQMTNAKIKLAYDITPTMRAAYTYGFWQNDADAGVETYLARTGAPSYAGLAGFASGNYGLLQQHNAQSFSLRTDTKRDWDVEVVGTSYTMDTDRQRFPTTAAATTPTFGDAGRVAVLSGTGWRTADVKAAWHKGGALAAHTVTFGAHVDQYTLSNPTYNTANWRVSDPVTTTVASQGDGKTRTTALWVQDHWRITPMLRLTLGGRYEQWRGFDGLNVNGSTRVTQPDVDASRFSPKASLAWTMSRDWTLSASVAKAYRFATAAELYQLVTTGVTFTSPDPNLKPDNVLASEVRIEHAFARSRVQLALFHDDVHDAIISQFQPLVPGSQTFYSFISNVDHVRARGVELVVSEHDVLIPGLELSGSATYLDARTLATSGRASATAPANAAIGKQLPNIPEWRANFVATYRPVSKLAISLGGRYSDAVWTTLDNADLNPNVYQGFSAWFVADAHANYRFGTHVSASLGADNLLNRKYFLFHPFPQRTYSSSLKYTF from the coding sequence ATGAAGCTCGTGACCCTGCTCGGCGCCCTGCTGGTCGCCGGCACCGCCCGTGCGCAGACTCCGCCGACGAAGCCTGTCGGGAAAGACTCCACCCGCCGCGACACCGTGGCCACCCTCGGCGGCATGCGTGTCACCGCCGACCGCGATACGCGCCCGGCCCTTACCCGCCTCACCATGCCCGTGAGCGCCAGCGTGACCGCCAAACGCGTCGAAGAAACCGTGAACCTCATGGACACGCCGGACGCGGTGAAATACCTACCCAGCGTGTTCATCCGAAAGCGCAACAACGGCGACACGCAGGCCGTGATGGGCACCCGCGTGTGGGGCGTCAGCTCGAGTGCGCGCAGCCTGGTGTTCGCCGACGGCGTACCACTGTCGGCGCTGATCGCCAACAACAACACCATCGGCGGCCCTCGCTGGGGTCTGGTGGCACCTGAAGAAATCGATCGGGTGGACATGATGTACGGCCCGTTCTCGGCGGCGTATCCCGGCAACTCGATGGGAGCGGTCATGGAGATCACCACGCGACTGCCGGACAAGTTCGAAGGCTCGATCGCGCAGTCGCAGTCGCTGATGCCGTTCGATCTGTACGGTACCAACACCACGTACGGCACGTCGCAGACGTCGGCCCGTGTGGCGAACCGCTTCGGCAAGCTGACCGTGTCGCTCAGCGGCAATTATCAGGACAGCAAAGGCCAGCCCCTCACGTATGTCACCGGCGCCACCTTTCCGGCGAATACCACCGGCGGCTATGCCGCCACCAACAAGCTGAATGCTGCGGCCAACGTATTGGGTGCGACGGGACTGCTGCACACGCAGATGACGAATGCGAAGATCAAGCTCGCGTACGACATCACGCCGACGATGCGTGCTGCCTACACGTATGGTTTCTGGCAGAACGACGCGGACGCCGGCGTGGAAACGTATCTCGCGCGTACCGGCGCGCCCAGCTACGCGGGACTCGCCGGCTTCGCGAGCGGTAACTACGGACTGCTGCAGCAACACAACGCGCAGAGTTTCTCGCTACGCACCGACACGAAACGCGATTGGGACGTCGAAGTCGTGGGTACGAGCTACACGATGGACACCGATCGGCAGCGTTTCCCCACCACCGCCGCCGCCACCACGCCGACGTTCGGCGACGCGGGGCGCGTTGCGGTGCTCTCCGGTACCGGCTGGCGAACGGCCGATGTGAAGGCGGCGTGGCACAAGGGTGGCGCGTTGGCAGCTCACACGGTGACGTTCGGCGCGCATGTGGACCAGTACACGCTCTCCAACCCGACCTACAACACCGCGAACTGGCGGGTGTCGGACCCGGTAACCACCACCGTGGCGTCGCAGGGCGACGGCAAGACGCGCACGACCGCGCTGTGGGTACAGGACCACTGGCGCATCACGCCCATGCTGCGCCTCACGCTCGGTGGCCGCTACGAGCAGTGGCGCGGCTTTGACGGGTTGAATGTGAACGGGAGCACGCGTGTCACGCAGCCCGATGTCGACGCGTCGCGCTTCTCCCCGAAGGCATCGTTGGCGTGGACCATGTCACGCGATTGGACACTCAGCGCCTCGGTCGCCAAGGCTTATCGGTTTGCCACGGCTGCCGAGCTGTATCAGCTGGTGACGACTGGGGTGACGTTCACGTCGCCCGATCCGAACCTCAAGCCGGACAACGTACTGGCGAGTGAAGTGCGCATCGAACACGCGTTCGCACGCAGTCGCGTGCAACTCGCGCTGTTCCACGACGATGTACACGACGCGATCATCTCGCAGTTCCAGCCGCTGGTTCCCGGATCGCAGACGTTCTATTCGTTCATCTCCAATGTCGATCATGTGCGGGCGCGTGGTGTCGAACTGGTAGTATCCGAGCACGACGTCCTGATCCCCGGTCTGGAGCTGTCGGGCAGCGCGACATATCTCGATGCCCGTACGCTGGCGACGTCGGGGCGCGCCAGCGCCACGGCGCCGGCCAACGCGGCCATCGGCAAGCAGCTCCCGAACATTCCCGAGTGGCGCGCCAACTTCGTGGCGACGTACCGGCCCGTGTCGAAGCTCGCAATCTCACTGGGCGGGCGCTACAGTGACGCCGTATGGACCACGCTCGACAATGCCGATCTGAACCCCAACGTGTATCAGGGATTCAGCGCTTGGTTCGTGGCCGACGCGCACGCGAACTACCGCTTCGGCACGCACGTTTCGGCGTCGCTCGGCGCGGACAACCTGCTGAACCGGAAGTACTTTCTGTTTCATCCGTTTCCGCAGCGTACGTATTCCAGTAGCCTGAAGTACACCTTCTGA
- a CDS encoding AAA family ATPase, with amino-acid sequence MTWESLTTMRGTPGSPFLTHLELREERIQPGVHPFEIPLLQHPLSLEFTTPVTFLVGENGSGKSTLLEALAWSVGFGAQGGNRDHQFAEEADGYELGRALRLGWRQRTTEGFFMRAETFFNFASTLESLDSNFARYGGESLHRKSHGEAFLSLFEHRFDDGLFLLDEPEAALSPQRQLAFLQILHRLTVTREAQFVIATHSPMLLAFPGATVFSLDDGVIEQVDYRDTDHFRVTRDFLAAPERFFRYLFED; translated from the coding sequence ATGACATGGGAGTCGCTCACGACTATGCGTGGCACACCAGGCAGTCCTTTCCTGACGCACCTCGAATTGCGCGAGGAGCGCATTCAGCCCGGCGTGCATCCGTTCGAGATTCCGCTGCTGCAGCACCCGCTATCCCTCGAGTTCACCACGCCGGTGACGTTTCTGGTGGGTGAGAACGGATCGGGGAAATCCACGCTGCTGGAGGCGCTGGCGTGGAGCGTGGGATTTGGCGCGCAGGGCGGTAATCGCGATCATCAGTTCGCCGAGGAGGCCGACGGGTACGAACTGGGTCGTGCGCTTCGTCTGGGCTGGCGCCAGCGAACCACCGAAGGCTTCTTCATGCGCGCCGAAACGTTCTTCAACTTCGCGAGCACGCTGGAGTCGCTGGACAGCAACTTCGCGCGCTACGGCGGTGAGTCGTTGCACCGCAAGTCGCACGGGGAAGCGTTTCTGTCGCTGTTCGAACATCGCTTCGACGATGGGCTGTTCCTGCTCGATGAACCCGAGGCCGCGTTGTCGCCGCAACGTCAACTCGCCTTTCTGCAGATCCTGCATCGTCTCACGGTCACGCGTGAGGCGCAGTTCGTGATCGCCACGCATTCGCCGATGCTGCTCGCCTTCCCCGGCGCCACGGTGTTCAGTCTCGACGATGGTGTGATCGAGCAGGTCGATTATCGCGACACCGACCATTTTCGCGTGACGCGGGATTTCCTGGCCGCGCCGGAGCGTTTTTTTCGCTATCTGTTTGAGGACTGA
- the soxC gene encoding sulfite dehydrogenase, which translates to MTDLSRRDLLAGAAGFLGGAALAGLPLAVEGQGGAPPTAPSTVPPPPAPPRPVAPLDATKMPGAPTAALGARSEYFAPTRIPNGTPVGSSRTPLQDLTGTITPSDLHFERHHAGIPTLDPERHTLTIHGLVDRPMSFTVADIKRFPQITRTYFIECSGNGGAGYRDPKPDTTPQPLAGLFSTSEWTGVPLATLFREVGVKSDASWFLAEGGDACKLARSIPIAKAWDDAMIVWAQNGEPLRPAQGYPMRLLLPGFEGNSNVKWLRRLELGTKPWMTRWETSKYTDPMPDGTARIFTFEIDAKSVITSPCYPNMITARGWRSVNGLAWSGRGRITRVEVSIDGGTSWHDAELLNTPQPKSTVRFQYMWNWQGTDATLLSRATDDAGYVQPTRAAMVAERGEFTDYHYNQIIGWKVDRSGAVTFHGAT; encoded by the coding sequence ATGACTGATCTCTCTCGTCGTGATCTGCTGGCAGGCGCCGCTGGATTCCTCGGCGGTGCCGCCCTGGCCGGACTTCCGCTCGCCGTCGAAGGACAAGGCGGTGCCCCGCCAACCGCGCCCTCGACGGTGCCGCCGCCGCCAGCGCCGCCACGTCCGGTCGCGCCGCTCGACGCCACGAAGATGCCCGGCGCGCCGACGGCGGCGCTGGGGGCGCGATCGGAGTACTTCGCCCCAACGCGCATCCCCAATGGCACGCCGGTCGGCAGCTCGCGAACGCCGCTGCAGGATCTCACTGGCACCATCACGCCGAGCGATCTGCACTTCGAACGCCATCACGCGGGGATCCCCACGCTCGACCCCGAGCGGCACACGCTCACGATTCACGGACTGGTGGATCGTCCGATGTCCTTCACCGTGGCGGACATCAAGCGCTTCCCGCAGATCACGCGCACGTACTTCATCGAGTGCTCGGGCAACGGCGGCGCGGGCTATCGCGATCCGAAGCCGGACACCACGCCGCAGCCGCTGGCCGGCCTGTTCAGCACCTCAGAGTGGACCGGCGTACCACTCGCCACGTTGTTTCGCGAAGTCGGCGTGAAGTCCGATGCCTCGTGGTTTCTGGCTGAAGGCGGAGACGCCTGCAAGCTGGCGCGCTCGATTCCGATCGCGAAAGCGTGGGACGATGCCATGATCGTGTGGGCGCAGAATGGCGAGCCGCTGCGTCCCGCGCAGGGCTACCCCATGCGCTTGCTACTGCCCGGCTTCGAAGGGAACAGCAACGTGAAGTGGCTCCGGCGTCTCGAACTCGGCACCAAGCCATGGATGACGCGTTGGGAAACGTCGAAGTACACCGACCCGATGCCTGATGGCACGGCGCGCATCTTCACGTTCGAGATCGACGCGAAGTCGGTGATCACGTCGCCCTGCTATCCGAACATGATCACGGCGCGCGGCTGGCGCAGTGTGAACGGGCTCGCCTGGAGTGGGCGTGGTCGCATCACCCGTGTCGAAGTGAGCATCGACGGCGGCACGTCCTGGCACGACGCGGAACTGCTGAACACGCCGCAGCCCAAGTCGACGGTTCGCTTTCAGTACATGTGGAATTGGCAGGGCACCGACGCCACGCTGTTGAGTCGCGCCACCGACGACGCCGGCTACGTGCAGCCTACGCGTGCCGCGATGGTCGCCGAGCGCGGCGAGTTCACCGACTATCACTACAATCAGATCATCGGCTGGAAGGTCGATCGCAGCGGAGCCGTCACGTTCCACGGAGCGACCTGA
- a CDS encoding c-type cytochrome, protein MRPMPRMCTLVAVALSACSPSPNDRTDATNASFASYDAGAVPGGPGSKQSYALGHLAADSAIAAMNQDIGPDGVELPAGRGSVQRGAVVYAAQCSQCHGAKGEGLPTFPKLVGRDSAGAPTPEFQFATKNKTKTIGNYWPYATTLFDYIKRAMPFATPGSMTDDDVYAVTAFLLSANAVIPDTTTLDAVALRAIRMPARDHFVPDNRKPTATTK, encoded by the coding sequence ATGCGCCCAATGCCTCGGATGTGCACGCTCGTTGCGGTTGCCCTCTCCGCCTGTTCTCCCTCGCCGAATGACCGTACCGACGCGACGAATGCATCGTTTGCCTCGTACGATGCGGGCGCCGTACCCGGTGGTCCCGGTTCCAAGCAGTCGTACGCCCTAGGGCACCTGGCTGCTGACTCCGCCATCGCGGCGATGAATCAGGACATCGGCCCTGACGGTGTGGAGCTTCCCGCGGGGCGTGGCTCGGTGCAACGCGGCGCCGTGGTGTACGCGGCACAGTGTTCGCAGTGTCATGGAGCCAAGGGAGAGGGACTGCCCACGTTCCCCAAGCTGGTGGGGCGCGATTCAGCCGGCGCTCCCACGCCGGAGTTCCAGTTTGCTACGAAGAACAAGACCAAGACGATCGGCAACTACTGGCCGTACGCCACGACGCTGTTCGATTACATCAAGCGTGCGATGCCGTTCGCCACGCCGGGCTCGATGACCGACGACGACGTGTATGCGGTGACCGCGTTCCTGTTGTCGGCGAATGCCGTCATTCCCGACACGACCACGCTCGACGCCGTAGCGCTTCGCGCCATCCGCATGCCGGCGCGTGATCATTTCGTGCCGGACAACCGCAAACCCACCGCCACCACCAAATAG
- a CDS encoding NRAMP family divalent metal transporter — MKRRVTRAPVHAVAHHKRGITARFAAMRVAGASALASVLAVLGPGLLAGLSDDDPAGITTYSILGAEHGYRLLWIIPASTILLVQFHLVAVRIGAATGKGFVAVVRERWGRTWGYAAVFGLVFANFGTICAEYAGVAAAGSLIGLPAWLSAIAAGTLITLVVVLGSFARVEKVLLAISATLALYVVDGILAGPVWAEVAYGSVVPRMPVSRDGWIALAASLGTTLAPWGLAFIQSYAVDKKITMASLRWERVDVVVGSALTGIVGLAIAVACAATLHQAGVHIVDAGDAAAALRPLAGSFATLFFGVGLLGSSLLAAAIVPIATSYSIAEGVGEPASLDLDSKHFHWFYAAFVGLTVAGVGVVAVPGLPLIQLIYSSQVLNAVMLPLHIVALLLLAGNAEIMGSARSSTGARFLGWISFVLVLACLGGMAWSWIG; from the coding sequence GTGAAACGCCGCGTCACGCGCGCTCCCGTCCACGCCGTTGCGCATCACAAGCGGGGCATCACGGCACGCTTTGCCGCGATGCGCGTGGCCGGGGCCAGTGCGTTGGCGTCGGTGCTCGCGGTGCTGGGGCCGGGCTTGCTGGCGGGGCTCTCCGATGACGATCCGGCGGGCATCACGACGTATTCTATTCTGGGCGCCGAGCATGGCTATCGGCTGCTCTGGATCATTCCGGCGTCCACGATCCTGCTGGTGCAATTCCATCTCGTGGCGGTTCGTATCGGTGCGGCCACGGGCAAGGGCTTCGTGGCGGTGGTGCGAGAGCGCTGGGGCCGAACATGGGGCTACGCGGCCGTCTTCGGGCTCGTCTTCGCCAACTTCGGTACCATCTGCGCCGAGTACGCCGGCGTAGCCGCAGCCGGTTCGCTGATTGGATTGCCGGCGTGGCTGAGCGCGATCGCCGCCGGGACGCTGATCACGCTGGTGGTGGTGTTGGGATCGTTCGCCCGGGTGGAGAAAGTGTTGTTGGCGATATCGGCCACCCTCGCGCTGTACGTGGTCGACGGCATTCTGGCCGGGCCCGTGTGGGCCGAGGTCGCATACGGATCGGTCGTGCCGCGCATGCCGGTGAGTCGCGACGGCTGGATTGCGCTGGCAGCGTCGCTGGGCACGACACTCGCGCCATGGGGGCTGGCGTTCATCCAGTCGTACGCGGTGGACAAGAAAATCACCATGGCCTCGCTGCGATGGGAGCGCGTGGACGTGGTGGTGGGATCGGCGCTGACTGGCATCGTCGGGCTCGCCATCGCGGTGGCGTGCGCGGCCACGCTGCACCAAGCGGGCGTGCACATCGTGGATGCGGGTGACGCGGCCGCCGCGCTGCGTCCCCTGGCGGGATCGTTTGCGACGCTCTTTTTCGGGGTCGGCCTGTTGGGATCGTCCCTGTTGGCCGCGGCCATCGTGCCGATCGCGACGTCGTACTCGATCGCCGAAGGCGTAGGCGAGCCGGCGTCGCTGGATCTGGATTCCAAACATTTTCATTGGTTCTATGCCGCCTTCGTCGGGCTCACGGTGGCCGGCGTCGGTGTGGTCGCCGTGCCGGGGCTTCCGCTCATTCAGTTGATCTACAGCAGTCAAGTGTTGAACGCGGTGATGTTGCCGTTGCACATCGTCGCCTTGCTGCTGTTGGCGGGAAACGCTGAGATTATGGGAAGCGCGCGCTCGTCAACGGGCGCGCGATTCCTGGGTTGGATCAGTTTCGTGCTCGTACTGGCCTGTCTCGGCGGCATGGCCTGGAGTTGGATCGGCTAG
- a CDS encoding DUF481 domain-containing protein produces MSTSRRVVRAAALTAGLSLFALSAQAQEAPKRPYEFAGDFSLAASQGNQQVTTIALGQRYSYKFAHWKFSQSAAALRGTANGVRNAELYQLSLRSDYDITKKLTAYLSASGLRNTPAGLNSQLLEGVGLGYQFIDTERDKLQFSLGLGALQRSFVGDAESQSDFVGNASGNYRHAFSKAAYLEQTATFTPNFTTSDAWLLTAKSAVVAPLSARFGIKVGYLVNFNNAPPLLPPVNGVAQTVRFKKFDGLLTTGVQFTY; encoded by the coding sequence ATGTCGACATCACGTCGTGTAGTCCGTGCGGCAGCCCTCACGGCTGGCCTGTCGCTGTTCGCGCTCAGCGCACAGGCGCAGGAGGCACCAAAGCGGCCGTACGAATTTGCCGGCGATTTCTCACTCGCGGCCAGTCAAGGAAATCAGCAGGTGACCACGATCGCGCTCGGTCAGCGCTACAGCTACAAGTTCGCGCACTGGAAGTTTTCGCAGAGCGCCGCAGCGCTCCGTGGTACGGCCAATGGCGTGCGCAATGCGGAGCTCTATCAGCTTTCGCTGCGTAGCGATTACGACATCACCAAGAAGCTCACCGCGTATCTGAGTGCCTCCGGGTTGCGTAATACACCGGCCGGACTCAACAGCCAGCTCCTGGAAGGGGTGGGACTCGGCTACCAGTTCATCGACACCGAGCGCGACAAGCTGCAGTTCTCGCTTGGGCTCGGCGCGTTGCAGCGCAGCTTCGTAGGCGACGCCGAATCGCAGAGCGATTTCGTAGGGAACGCCAGCGGTAACTATCGCCACGCTTTCTCGAAAGCGGCGTATCTCGAGCAGACCGCCACGTTCACGCCGAACTTCACCACGAGTGATGCGTGGCTGCTGACTGCGAAGTCGGCGGTGGTCGCTCCGCTGTCGGCGCGTTTCGGCATCAAGGTGGGATATCTCGTGAACTTCAACAACGCGCCGCCGTTACTGCCGCCGGTGAATGGTGTGGCGCAGACGGTGCGTTTCAAGAAGTTCGATGGATTGCTGACCACGGGCGTCCAGTTCACCTACTGA
- the cysM gene encoding cysteine synthase CysM, whose translation MHSTIDRTIGNTPLVRLQRIPGADVAARGTVILGKLEGNNPGGSVKDRPVLSMIRGAEARGEIHPGDRLIEATSGNTGIAMAMIAAMTGYRMTLIMPDNLSAERRASMRAYGAELILTPAVQGGMEYARDLAMTMQANGEGRVLDQFANPDNPRAHYDTTGPEIWRDTQGGITHFVSAMGTTGTIMGVSRFLREQEAGVMIVGAQPSEGSQIAGIRKWSPAYQPKIYQPSEVDRIEQVSQADAEEMARRLAAEEGIFCGPSAAGACVIALRVAAEVENATIVFIVCDRGDRYLSTGLFPG comes from the coding sequence ATGCATTCCACGATCGATCGCACGATCGGCAATACTCCGCTGGTCCGTTTGCAGCGCATTCCCGGAGCCGACGTTGCCGCGCGCGGCACGGTGATCCTGGGAAAGCTCGAGGGAAACAACCCGGGCGGTTCGGTGAAGGACCGTCCGGTGTTGTCGATGATCCGTGGCGCGGAGGCGCGCGGCGAGATTCATCCGGGCGACCGGCTCATCGAAGCCACGAGTGGGAACACCGGCATCGCGATGGCCATGATTGCGGCGATGACGGGCTATCGCATGACGCTCATCATGCCTGACAATCTCAGCGCCGAGCGTCGCGCCAGCATGCGGGCCTACGGCGCCGAGTTGATCCTCACGCCCGCCGTGCAGGGCGGGATGGAGTACGCGCGCGACCTCGCCATGACCATGCAGGCGAACGGCGAGGGGCGCGTACTCGACCAGTTCGCGAACCCCGACAATCCGCGTGCGCACTACGACACGACGGGACCGGAGATCTGGCGCGATACGCAGGGCGGCATCACACACTTCGTGAGTGCGATGGGCACCACCGGCACGATAATGGGGGTGTCGCGGTTTTTGCGCGAGCAGGAGGCGGGTGTGATGATCGTCGGCGCGCAGCCATCGGAGGGCTCGCAGATCGCGGGCATCCGGAAATGGTCGCCGGCGTATCAGCCGAAGATCTATCAGCCGTCCGAGGTCGATCGCATCGAACAGGTGTCGCAAGCCGACGCCGAGGAGATGGCGCGGCGACTGGCAGCGGAGGAGGGGATCTTCTGCGGCCCGTCGGCGGCCGGCGCGTGTGTGATCGCGTTGCGCGTAGCCGCTGAGGTGGAGAACGCGACCATCGTGTTCATCGTGTGCGATCGCGGGGATCGGTACTTGAGCACGGGGTTGTTTCCGGGTTAA
- a CDS encoding PQQ-dependent sugar dehydrogenase — translation MLTIPFRVIATGFALVVAASACSSPAGVPQQQPTLPDQPSTATPTLTRTVVLSSLSNPWDIAFGSDGAMFFTERCRGLSVRHSDGSVTRLFGTAGSSLVAADLLCQGQSGVHGIALDPAFATNRAVYVYMTSSATTPRTNRVVRLVLGADQRSASNRTEIVTDIAFKNEGNAHGGAGSHSGGRLRFGPDGFLYVTTGDNHNGTIPQSPTVLGGKVLRISTSGAAAPGNNAPAGFDARIFTYGHRNVQGITFRPGTGQPFIAEHGPNHSDEVTPLVAGGNGGWDPQNRPALNCADGYCGYAGNASTMPMTDVARFPNAMRPAWSNSGSSQGMGPLVFLTGTSWRGWNGALAVGVMAGQRLDILTIDSAGLATGRVSADLPGTRYRALTMGPDGSLYVATDGGEIWRVTPGA, via the coding sequence ATGTTGACCATCCCGTTTCGCGTGATCGCCACCGGCTTCGCTCTTGTCGTCGCCGCATCTGCCTGCTCGAGTCCGGCCGGTGTGCCGCAGCAGCAGCCGACACTGCCAGACCAGCCGAGCACGGCCACGCCCACGCTCACCCGCACGGTGGTGCTCTCGAGTCTCAGCAATCCGTGGGATATCGCCTTCGGCAGTGATGGCGCGATGTTCTTCACCGAGCGCTGCCGTGGACTCTCGGTGCGACACTCCGATGGCTCGGTGACACGGTTGTTCGGTACGGCGGGCTCGTCGCTGGTCGCAGCCGATCTGCTCTGCCAGGGCCAGAGCGGCGTGCACGGCATCGCGCTCGACCCGGCGTTCGCCACGAATCGCGCCGTGTATGTGTACATGACGTCGAGCGCGACGACACCGCGCACGAATCGAGTGGTGCGGCTCGTGCTCGGCGCCGACCAGCGCAGTGCGAGCAACCGCACCGAAATCGTCACCGATATCGCGTTCAAGAATGAGGGCAACGCGCACGGTGGTGCCGGCTCGCACAGTGGCGGGCGGCTGCGCTTCGGTCCGGATGGATTCCTGTACGTCACCACGGGCGACAATCACAACGGCACCATTCCGCAGAGTCCGACCGTGCTCGGCGGCAAGGTGTTGCGCATCTCCACGAGCGGTGCCGCCGCGCCGGGCAACAATGCGCCGGCCGGCTTTGACGCGCGCATTTTCACCTACGGTCATCGGAACGTGCAGGGCATCACGTTCCGTCCGGGCACGGGACAACCGTTCATCGCCGAGCATGGTCCGAATCACAGCGACGAGGTCACGCCGCTCGTGGCCGGCGGAAACGGAGGGTGGGATCCCCAGAATCGGCCCGCACTGAATTGCGCCGACGGCTACTGCGGCTACGCCGGCAACGCGAGCACGATGCCGATGACGGACGTTGCGCGCTTCCCCAACGCGATGCGACCGGCATGGTCGAACAGCGGCTCCTCGCAGGGTATGGGTCCGCTGGTGTTTCTCACCGGCACCTCCTGGCGCGGATGGAACGGTGCGCTCGCGGTCGGCGTCATGGCCGGTCAGCGCCTCGACATTCTCACGATCGACAGCGCGGGTCTCGCCACCGGTCGCGTGAGCGCCGACCTACCCGGTACGCGATACCGCGCGCTCACGATGGGGCCGGATGGTTCGTTGTACGTAGCGACCGACGGTGGCGAGATCTGGCGGGTCACGCCGGGCGCGTAA
- a CDS encoding putative quinol monooxygenase yields the protein MAGSVSWVLELQVQPGRSDELRTLMEEMVLSTHAHEPGTHGYEWYMSADGSQCHLYERYADSAAALAHCHTFGARFAGRFMSLLTPTRCTVYGSPDAPLQGALSMLRPTYLGQAAGFHR from the coding sequence ATGGCGGGATCGGTAAGCTGGGTGCTGGAGTTGCAGGTGCAGCCGGGACGCTCGGACGAGCTTCGCACGCTGATGGAAGAGATGGTCTTGAGCACACACGCACATGAGCCAGGCACGCACGGCTACGAGTGGTACATGAGCGCCGACGGCAGCCAGTGTCATCTGTACGAGCGTTACGCCGACTCGGCCGCGGCACTGGCGCATTGTCACACGTTCGGCGCGCGATTCGCGGGACGGTTCATGTCGCTGCTCACGCCCACGCGATGCACCGTGTACGGGTCACCGGACGCGCCGCTGCAAGGCGCCCTGTCGATGCTGCGCCCGACGTATCTCGGGCAGGCCGCCGGATTCCACCGCTGA
- a CDS encoding YybH family protein codes for MRILRTALVLGGLMMLTAAGDANAQSADAQSVRAARAAQNAAIAAGDLDAVTSFWTDDITVRRALGSPVAGRTAARAAFEPPSGATASAVSPRIVYRRIPNEVEVSPQWPLAFETGVWEGREGTSDGPVIIGGRFSAQWVKRDGRWLIRSEVFVALTCAGTGCSLVAVP; via the coding sequence ATGCGAATTCTCCGTACCGCGCTCGTGCTGGGCGGACTCATGATGTTGACCGCGGCCGGCGATGCGAATGCGCAGTCGGCGGATGCGCAGTCTGTCCGAGCGGCACGCGCGGCGCAGAACGCCGCCATCGCCGCCGGTGATCTCGACGCGGTCACGTCGTTCTGGACCGATGACATCACGGTGCGTCGGGCCCTTGGCTCGCCGGTGGCCGGCCGCACCGCTGCCCGGGCGGCTTTTGAGCCGCCCAGCGGCGCGACCGCGTCCGCGGTCTCTCCACGCATCGTGTACCGCCGCATCCCGAACGAGGTCGAGGTGAGCCCGCAGTGGCCGCTCGCCTTCGAAACCGGCGTCTGGGAAGGACGCGAGGGAACAAGTGATGGCCCCGTCATCATCGGGGGTCGATTCTCCGCGCAGTGGGTGAAGCGCGACGGCCGATGGCTGATCCGCTCCGAGGTGTTCGTGGCCCTCACCTGCGCAGGGACTGGCTGTTCGCTCGTGGCCGTGCCATAA